One genomic region from Sphingobacterium multivorum encodes:
- the mrdA gene encoding penicillin-binding protein 2, producing MNSFFARKYVVSGIFIAITLTLVARLFYLQIIDDSYIHSANSNVMRKVIVYPARGVILDRKGKVLVQNEPVYDLMVTPREVKEIDTALFCKLIDIDKEGFIKRMEKARVHSPYRASIFEKQLSVRTWAQYQEYQYQFRGFYVQKRTIRSYPDSIAAQFLGYVSEVNDKDIERSNGFYRSGDYIGRSGVERSYEDLIRGKRGVNNLMVDALNRPKGVFMEGKYDTLAVAGEGLVSSLDKDLQILGENLMKNKLGSIVAIEPATGEILAYVSSPSYNPNMMVGRQSGNNYMKLLKDETKPLFNRPIQASYPPGSVFKVVSALTAQQAGVIDRNTVFFCPHGYSYGGGRGWMGCTHYHGSTTLQRSVAVSCNTYYGFTYAKMIDGRGLSGPKAYDLWRNAVTQFGIGHKLGIDLPGEKPGLLPTSDFYTKRYGNDKWRSSFNISLSIGQGEMGITPLQMANIMAIVANKGFYYRPHLIKGIGAQKIAKKEFTEKVSAGVDERYYPVVIQGMSDAVNTPEGTAWANRIPGIEMCGKTGTAQNPHGENHAVFFAFAPRENPKIAIAVFVENAGYGGTWAGPIASMMVEKYLKDTITAPKYIQDRIYKANFLPAPKKVVDPKTKDVKKTDSVKSKTDTLKSKRQLAALTKPKETIVHHSEIKRRYE from the coding sequence ATGAACAGTTTTTTTGCGCGTAAGTACGTCGTTTCGGGAATTTTTATTGCCATCACATTGACTTTGGTGGCCCGCTTATTCTATTTACAGATCATAGACGATTCCTATATACATTCCGCAAACAGCAATGTCATGCGCAAGGTCATTGTATACCCGGCCAGAGGGGTTATTTTGGACCGAAAAGGAAAGGTATTAGTTCAGAACGAACCGGTATATGACCTCATGGTTACTCCACGTGAGGTGAAAGAAATCGACACTGCTTTGTTTTGCAAATTGATAGACATTGACAAGGAGGGCTTTATCAAACGGATGGAAAAGGCAAGAGTACACTCGCCTTACCGTGCATCTATTTTTGAAAAACAGCTTTCTGTACGGACATGGGCTCAATATCAGGAATACCAATATCAATTTCGCGGCTTCTATGTCCAAAAAAGAACGATCAGAAGTTATCCCGACAGCATCGCAGCTCAATTTTTGGGTTATGTAAGTGAGGTAAATGATAAAGATATTGAACGCTCCAATGGGTTTTATCGCAGTGGTGACTACATTGGTCGCAGTGGAGTAGAACGTTCTTATGAAGATCTTATTCGCGGGAAGCGCGGTGTCAACAACTTAATGGTTGATGCCCTGAACCGTCCAAAAGGGGTGTTTATGGAGGGGAAATACGACACACTTGCTGTTGCAGGGGAAGGACTGGTTTCCTCTTTGGATAAAGACCTTCAGATTCTTGGGGAGAATCTCATGAAAAATAAATTGGGGTCCATAGTTGCCATTGAGCCTGCAACGGGTGAAATCTTGGCCTATGTCAGTAGCCCGAGTTACAACCCCAACATGATGGTCGGCAGGCAGTCCGGCAATAATTATATGAAATTATTGAAAGACGAAACCAAACCACTTTTTAACCGCCCTATTCAAGCCTCTTACCCCCCAGGCTCTGTATTTAAGGTTGTTTCAGCATTGACGGCGCAACAGGCAGGTGTTATTGACCGCAATACGGTATTTTTCTGCCCACATGGATACAGCTATGGTGGTGGACGCGGCTGGATGGGCTGTACGCACTATCATGGATCAACCACATTACAGCGCTCTGTAGCCGTATCATGCAATACCTATTATGGATTTACCTATGCTAAGATGATCGATGGACGTGGGCTTTCGGGACCTAAGGCCTACGATCTATGGCGTAATGCCGTGACACAGTTTGGAATTGGTCATAAACTAGGCATTGATCTACCGGGTGAAAAACCGGGTTTACTACCGACATCGGATTTTTATACCAAACGATACGGTAACGATAAATGGCGTTCAAGTTTCAATATCTCCTTATCTATTGGGCAAGGGGAAATGGGAATAACACCGTTGCAAATGGCCAATATTATGGCTATCGTTGCCAACAAAGGCTTTTATTACAGACCTCATTTGATTAAAGGTATTGGTGCACAGAAAATTGCCAAGAAGGAATTTACCGAAAAAGTCAGTGCCGGAGTGGATGAACGGTATTATCCTGTTGTCATCCAGGGGATGAGTGATGCTGTCAATACACCCGAAGGTACCGCTTGGGCCAATCGTATCCCGGGCATTGAAATGTGCGGAAAAACAGGTACAGCGCAAAACCCTCATGGTGAAAACCATGCCGTTTTCTTTGCTTTTGCACCGCGAGAGAACCCCAAAATTGCCATTGCTGTCTTTGTTGAAAATGCGGGTTACGGTGGTACCTGGGCAGGACCTATCGCAAGTATGATGGTTGAGAAGTACCTCAAAGACACGATAACTGCACCAAAATATATTCAGGATCGCATTTATAAAGCGAATTTTCTTCCTGCACCCAAAAAAGTTGTGGATCCAAAGACTAAAGATGTAAAAAAGACAGACTCAGTCAAGTCGAAAACCGACACGTTAAAATCAAAACGCCAGCTGGCGGCTTTAACAAAACCAAAGGAAACAATTGTTCACCATAGCGAGATAAAGAGAAGATATGAATAA
- the rodA gene encoding rod shape-determining protein RodA produces the protein MNNQKTSFFGKIDWLTITLWLALCLIGLFNIRAAVFNPEMPNFFTLGTNYGKQSLYLVSAIILGVSILIIDAKFFSSASPIFYGITAVLLVIVLVVGRNVGGNQAWIDLGFFRLQPSEFAKLSTCLLLANFLSSQSNKAPTMQTLAMGAGIVLFPVFLVMLQPDTGSALAFFSLIFVFYREGYVNNELLIFGGLCILLFVLSLLVNPWILILILALLIGLVMWNYRKRRKYIINLSILFAACAVFILCVDLVYEHVLQPHQRDRIDIILGKMEDPKGKGYNLNQSKIAIGSGQLLGKGYLQGTQTKYNFVPEQSTDFIFCTVGEEWGFVGSVTLLLIYLTLLLRIIHIAERQRSAFARIYAYGVASILFFHLFINIGMTIGIVPVIGIPLPFISYGGSSLWSFTILLFIMLKFDSNRKGVV, from the coding sequence ATGAATAATCAAAAAACGAGTTTCTTTGGAAAGATAGACTGGCTAACCATCACGCTTTGGCTTGCGCTATGCTTAATTGGCTTATTCAATATCCGTGCAGCGGTGTTTAATCCTGAAATGCCCAATTTCTTTACCTTAGGGACCAATTATGGGAAACAATCGTTGTATCTTGTTTCCGCAATTATTCTAGGGGTATCCATTCTGATCATAGACGCGAAATTTTTCAGTTCCGCCTCACCGATATTTTATGGTATAACGGCTGTATTGCTTGTCATCGTGCTCGTGGTAGGGCGAAATGTCGGCGGAAACCAAGCCTGGATTGACCTGGGTTTTTTCCGCTTACAGCCTTCAGAATTTGCCAAACTTTCAACCTGCCTGCTCTTGGCTAACTTTTTAAGTTCTCAGAGTAATAAAGCTCCGACCATGCAAACACTGGCCATGGGAGCCGGTATTGTCTTGTTTCCTGTATTTTTGGTTATGTTACAGCCTGATACGGGATCTGCCCTTGCATTCTTTTCGTTGATTTTCGTATTCTACCGCGAGGGTTATGTAAATAATGAACTGCTTATATTTGGCGGGCTCTGCATTTTGCTTTTTGTCCTTTCTTTATTGGTTAATCCTTGGATACTTATCTTGATTTTAGCATTGCTTATTGGCCTTGTCATGTGGAACTACCGCAAGAGAAGAAAATACATTATCAATCTAAGTATACTTTTTGCAGCCTGCGCTGTATTTATTCTCTGTGTGGACCTGGTATATGAGCATGTGCTACAGCCCCATCAACGTGACCGTATTGACATTATCCTGGGTAAAATGGAAGACCCCAAAGGAAAAGGATATAATTTGAATCAGTCGAAGATTGCAATTGGATCAGGGCAGCTCCTAGGCAAGGGTTACCTGCAGGGAACGCAAACAAAATACAACTTTGTACCTGAGCAGAGCACGGACTTTATTTTCTGCACCGTTGGAGAAGAATGGGGATTTGTTGGATCGGTTACCTTATTACTTATCTATCTCACCCTACTGCTTCGCATTATTCATATAGCCGAACGACAGCGTTCAGCCTTCGCCAGGATATATGCATACGGTGTAGCGTCCATTCTCTTTTTTCACTTATTTATCAATATCGGTATGACCATCGGTATTGTTCCGGTTATCGGGATTCCGCTGCCTTTTATTAGTTATGGTGGTTCATCCTTGTGGAGTTTCACCATTTTACTGTTCATCATGCTTAAATTTGATTCAAATAGAAAAGGAGTTGTCTAA
- a CDS encoding nucleoside phosphorylase, which produces MINASELILNADGSIYHLNLLPEDLAGTVITVGDPDRVAKVSKYFDRIELKKGKREFITHTGYLGNKRLTVISTGIGTDNIDIVLNELDALANIDFANRTVKSTLSSLHIVRIGTSGAVQQDVEMGTILASAYGVGLDALMNYYQGSYDGEEQALQVELAKYFSALNLNPYVAKAGTGLLDRIAFDLPKGVTLTAPGFYAPQGRTVRSTNTIPNFIDLINSFQYKGQRFTNLEMETAGIYALANMFGHQALSINAILASRVDGRFSSAPEEVVDKTIQLVLERI; this is translated from the coding sequence ATGATCAACGCATCGGAATTGATTTTAAATGCAGATGGAAGTATATACCATCTGAATTTATTGCCGGAAGATCTGGCAGGTACAGTAATTACAGTTGGCGATCCAGACCGTGTAGCCAAAGTATCGAAGTACTTTGACCGTATCGAGCTCAAAAAAGGGAAGCGTGAGTTTATTACGCATACCGGCTATCTGGGAAATAAACGGTTGACGGTAATCTCAACAGGTATAGGTACTGATAATATTGACATTGTGTTGAATGAATTGGATGCGCTGGCAAATATTGATTTTGCCAATAGAACAGTAAAGTCGACGCTCAGCTCATTGCATATTGTACGCATTGGAACTTCTGGAGCAGTACAACAAGATGTCGAGATGGGAACTATTTTAGCCTCTGCTTATGGAGTAGGTCTTGATGCATTGATGAACTACTATCAGGGATCTTACGACGGCGAGGAACAGGCGCTTCAGGTAGAACTAGCCAAATATTTCTCCGCATTAAACCTAAACCCCTACGTTGCGAAAGCTGGTACAGGCCTTCTGGATCGAATTGCCTTTGATTTACCGAAGGGAGTTACGTTAACTGCGCCCGGATTTTATGCTCCGCAGGGAAGGACTGTCCGCTCCACGAACACGATTCCTAATTTTATAGATTTGATCAACTCCTTTCAATATAAAGGTCAGCGCTTCACCAACCTGGAAATGGAAACAGCTGGTATTTATGCGTTGGCTAACATGTTTGGACATCAAGCTTTATCCATCAATGCGATCTTGGCAAGTCGGGTAGATGGCCGGTTTTCTTCCGCACCTGAAGAAGTTGTTGATAAGACCATACAGCTCGTTTTGGAACGCATTTAA
- a CDS encoding IMPACT family protein: MSLFEDTYRTIAAKYEGIFRDKGSKFIAYAFPFKSEDQLKDLILEVKAIHPKARHHCWAYRLTPDRAVFRVNDDGEPSGTAGRPILNVLLSLDVTNVIVIVVRYFGGTLLGVPGLINAYKSATQDALTQAEIIERTVNDHYSITFDYLHMNDIMRIIKEEGVEIEKQEFDNQCYLEFEVRKMQVNRIVDRFSKIEGCQLSYLYTI, encoded by the coding sequence ATGAGTTTATTTGAAGATACTTACCGGACTATTGCTGCAAAATACGAGGGAATTTTTAGGGATAAGGGCAGTAAGTTTATTGCTTATGCTTTTCCTTTTAAATCCGAAGATCAATTAAAAGATCTAATTTTGGAAGTGAAGGCGATTCACCCGAAAGCGAGGCATCATTGTTGGGCCTATCGCCTCACACCTGATCGTGCGGTCTTTCGTGTGAATGATGATGGAGAACCTTCGGGGACTGCAGGACGGCCTATTTTAAACGTTCTCCTATCTTTGGATGTCACCAACGTTATCGTCATTGTCGTTCGTTATTTCGGTGGTACTTTGTTGGGGGTTCCAGGCTTGATTAATGCCTACAAATCGGCAACCCAAGATGCTTTGACCCAAGCCGAAATTATCGAGCGTACAGTGAATGACCATTATAGTATTACCTTTGATTACCTGCATATGAATGATATTATGCGGATCATAAAGGAAGAGGGCGTGGAAATTGAAAAGCAAGAGTTTGATAATCAGTGTTATTTGGAGTTTGAAGTCCGAAAAATGCAGGTCAATCGCATTGTGGATCGGTTTTCCAAAATAGAAGGTTGTCAGTTAAGCTATTTGTATACAATATGA
- a CDS encoding EamA family transporter translates to MIFVLLSVICSVTVAVLLKLAKQNGVETKQVIVWNYPMAVALTYFVLQPDLKSLVWDAMPVTLYMSLAILLPGMFVFIALSIRYSGLVKTEIAQRLSLFIPLLASFFFFHEKMEGHKMLGIALGLLAILCSIGWQKNLYVSSADSRYKTLYPLLVFIGMGIIDILFKQVALHVDIPYISSLFIIFVMAMCIAMVLLLYFLFVEKQRFSRQAMGYGLVLGVFNFCNVLFYMKAHRALPENPSVVFTGMNIGVISLGALIGVLFFKERLSLLNYLGIALSIVSVLIIAYQ, encoded by the coding sequence ATGATTTTTGTTTTATTAAGTGTCATCTGCAGCGTCACTGTTGCTGTTTTATTAAAATTGGCAAAACAAAATGGAGTCGAAACCAAACAGGTTATCGTTTGGAATTACCCCATGGCAGTTGCACTGACCTATTTTGTATTACAACCAGATCTAAAATCGCTGGTATGGGATGCTATGCCGGTGACGTTGTATATGAGCCTGGCGATATTACTTCCTGGAATGTTTGTTTTTATTGCTTTGTCCATTCGCTATAGCGGTCTGGTCAAGACAGAGATTGCACAGCGCCTATCGTTGTTTATTCCTTTGCTTGCATCATTTTTCTTTTTTCATGAAAAAATGGAAGGACACAAGATGCTGGGAATAGCTCTTGGTTTATTGGCCATCCTCTGTTCTATTGGTTGGCAAAAGAATCTGTATGTTAGTTCGGCAGATAGTCGTTATAAAACGCTTTACCCGTTATTGGTATTTATCGGTATGGGCATAATTGATATCCTCTTCAAACAAGTCGCCTTGCATGTCGATATACCTTATATCAGTTCCCTATTTATTATCTTTGTGATGGCGATGTGTATTGCAATGGTGCTATTGCTGTATTTCCTTTTTGTGGAAAAACAACGTTTTTCAAGGCAAGCTATGGGCTATGGATTGGTTTTGGGTGTATTTAACTTCTGTAACGTCCTATTCTATATGAAAGCGCATCGTGCGCTACCAGAAAATCCATCAGTTGTATTTACGGGGATGAACATTGGCGTGATTTCATTGGGTGCATTAATCGGCGTCTTATTTTTTAAGGAAAGGCTATCGTTGTTGAATTATCTGGGTATAGCGCTTTCTATTGTTTCAGTTTTAATCATAGCATATCAATGA
- a CDS encoding thermonuclease family protein, whose protein sequence is MLKRINFYVCVSVICLLLTGFTFKGEEKDAKVKRVIDGDTFVIENGTPKGDKVRLIGVDAPETRRTARKEIGYYGQEAKQYLTAMLNGKSVKLVFDVGKRDRYGRLLAYVYVGKRFINRDLVEQGYAVSYTLAPNVQYAELFVKLEHQARQEKRGLWR, encoded by the coding sequence ATGCTAAAACGAATTAATTTTTATGTGTGTGTAAGTGTGATCTGTTTGTTGTTGACAGGTTTCACTTTTAAAGGAGAGGAAAAGGACGCCAAAGTAAAGCGTGTTATTGATGGCGATACCTTTGTCATTGAAAATGGAACCCCAAAAGGGGATAAAGTTAGGTTGATAGGGGTGGATGCTCCGGAAACGAGACGTACTGCGCGGAAGGAAATCGGGTACTATGGTCAAGAAGCAAAGCAGTATTTAACGGCGATGTTAAACGGGAAAAGTGTGAAGTTGGTCTTTGATGTTGGAAAACGGGATCGGTATGGAAGACTTCTTGCCTATGTGTATGTTGGAAAGAGATTTATCAATCGGGATTTGGTTGAACAAGGGTATGCAGTATCCTATACGCTGGCACCAAATGTACAATATGCAGAATTATTTGTAAAATTGGAGCATCAGGCTCGTCAGGAGAAACGTGGCCTTTGGAGATAA
- a CDS encoding prephenate dehydratase: protein MSLKIAIQGAKASFHEEAAFKFFGREVEIVECDSFKKTCELLKQRKVDYIVMAIENSIAGSLLPNYNLLRDYKFHITGEVYLNIQQNLMVLPGVKLKDIKHIESHPIAIRQCEEFLSELEGVRITEGSDTAATAKMIAERKLTDTAAIAGTLAAEIYGLEILEKRIETNKKNATRFLVLSNEVVEHKNANKASLSFQTGNTVGSLATILQCFAEQNINLSKIQSMPVIGKRNEYDFFVDVEWKKQTDYEAAIRKVLKHSVNFNIMGEYVKNEKL, encoded by the coding sequence ATGAGTTTAAAAATTGCAATACAGGGAGCAAAGGCTTCATTTCATGAAGAGGCCGCATTTAAATTTTTCGGAAGAGAAGTTGAAATTGTAGAATGTGATTCATTTAAAAAAACTTGTGAATTGCTGAAGCAAAGAAAAGTCGACTATATCGTTATGGCGATCGAAAATTCAATTGCGGGAAGCTTATTGCCGAATTATAATTTATTGAGAGATTACAAGTTCCATATTACTGGGGAAGTTTACCTAAACATCCAACAGAATCTCATGGTATTGCCGGGCGTTAAATTAAAGGATATCAAACACATCGAATCGCATCCGATTGCTATTCGCCAATGCGAAGAATTTCTTTCTGAACTTGAAGGCGTACGCATAACCGAGGGATCTGATACGGCTGCAACTGCAAAAATGATTGCCGAGCGAAAATTGACGGATACTGCGGCAATTGCGGGGACATTGGCCGCTGAAATCTATGGTCTTGAAATATTAGAAAAGAGAATCGAAACCAATAAAAAGAACGCAACGCGTTTCCTCGTACTATCGAATGAGGTTGTCGAACATAAAAATGCCAATAAAGCGTCATTATCATTCCAAACAGGAAATACAGTAGGATCTTTGGCGACTATTTTACAATGTTTTGCTGAACAGAATATCAACTTGAGCAAGATTCAGTCAATGCCGGTAATCGGAAAACGCAATGAATATGATTTTTTCGTTGACGTAGAATGGAAAAAACAAACAGACTACGAAGCAGCTATACGTAAAGTACTCAAACATAGTGTCAATTTCAACATTATGGGCGAGTATGTCAAAAACGAAAAACTATAA
- a CDS encoding chorismate mutase, producing MKNTLDIIPLKSWLDTGDKPLIIAGPCSAETEEQLVSTAHLLANTGKVNILRAGIWKPRTRPGEFEGIGSIGLEWLKRAKEETGLLTATEVATAKHVEEALAAGVDVLWVGARSTANPFTVQEIADALQGVDIPVFVKNPVNPDLSLWIGALERINRAGIKKLGAIHRGFSSYEKTAFRNEPMWDLAIQLKTACPNLPIINDPSHICGNRELLPYIAQKAMDMDMQGLIIESHIDPSVAWTDAKQQVTPAALAELIDHLTLRKAASDNPSFEDKLAELRSNIDKLDDLIIQKIGERMKIAEKIGEYKRDNNVTILQVNRWDEIVQKRTKLAEALSLGSEFATKFLELIHNESIRKQNAVMNTQEQPTAEA from the coding sequence ATGAAAAATACATTAGACATCATTCCTTTAAAATCTTGGTTGGACACAGGAGACAAACCTTTAATTATCGCGGGTCCTTGTAGCGCAGAAACAGAAGAGCAGCTGGTATCAACAGCGCATTTGTTGGCAAATACCGGAAAAGTAAATATTTTACGCGCTGGTATCTGGAAGCCACGTACCCGTCCGGGAGAATTTGAAGGTATCGGTTCAATTGGTTTGGAGTGGTTGAAAAGAGCGAAAGAAGAAACAGGTTTATTAACAGCTACTGAAGTTGCTACAGCAAAACACGTGGAAGAAGCTTTGGCTGCTGGTGTGGACGTACTATGGGTAGGTGCACGTTCAACGGCAAATCCATTTACCGTACAAGAAATTGCTGACGCTTTACAAGGAGTAGATATCCCAGTATTTGTTAAAAATCCTGTAAACCCCGATTTATCGTTATGGATCGGTGCATTGGAACGTATCAACCGTGCTGGTATCAAAAAATTAGGTGCTATCCATAGAGGTTTCTCTTCGTACGAGAAAACAGCATTCCGTAATGAACCAATGTGGGATTTAGCGATTCAGTTAAAAACTGCTTGTCCAAACCTACCGATCATCAACGATCCAAGTCACATCTGTGGAAACCGCGAATTGTTACCGTACATCGCACAAAAAGCAATGGATATGGATATGCAAGGATTGATTATCGAATCCCATATCGATCCATCTGTCGCTTGGACTGACGCAAAACAACAAGTAACGCCAGCTGCATTGGCCGAGTTGATCGACCATTTGACATTACGTAAAGCTGCTTCGGACAACCCTTCTTTTGAAGACAAATTAGCAGAATTGCGTAGCAACATCGACAAATTAGATGATTTGATCATCCAAAAAATCGGTGAACGCATGAAAATTGCGGAGAAAATAGGCGAGTACAAACGCGATAACAACGTAACAATTTTGCAAGTCAACCGTTGGGATGAGATTGTTCAAAAACGCACAAAATTAGCGGAAGCGCTTTCTTTGGGCAGCGAATTTGCGACAAAATTCCTCGAATTAATTCACAACGAATCTATCCGCAAACAAAATGCGGTCATGAATACGCAAGAGCAACCAACAGCAGAAGCATAA
- the aroA gene encoding 3-phosphoshikimate 1-carboxyvinyltransferase codes for MNQQVITLTHPSKKIQGTVQLTGSKSESNRALIIQSLSKGQVEIANLSEAADTVTLNRVLQIASEPQPGYNTIDIGPAGTAMRFLTAYLNLVKGNFILTGTERMQQRPIGILVDAMKEIGAEIHYEKKAGYPPLKIEGGLFQGKDRVKIKGNISSQYISALLLIAPALKKGLTLEIEGELTSRPYVSMTLDMLKSVGIQHEWTENAIKIAPQAFEKQTIYVEPDWSAASYWYAIVALADADASIVLPGLRQHSLQGDIAITDIMEHFGVYSNFESDGLHLTKKEINSDKTLFDFKECPDLAQTVVVVAAALKRDVSFTGLETLKIKETDRIAALQTEIAKFGAELIEDGDTYHLKTAGVYQPEDVTFETYEDHRMAMAFAPLALVFDQIKIAEPQVVEKSYPDFWKHLQAQAFIID; via the coding sequence ATGAATCAACAAGTCATCACGCTGACGCATCCTTCAAAAAAGATACAGGGCACGGTCCAACTCACAGGTTCAAAATCTGAGAGCAACCGTGCTCTTATTATCCAATCGCTGAGCAAAGGACAAGTTGAAATAGCCAATCTCTCTGAGGCTGCAGATACGGTTACTCTTAACCGCGTGTTGCAAATCGCATCAGAACCGCAACCCGGTTATAATACGATTGACATAGGCCCTGCGGGAACAGCTATGCGCTTCCTTACAGCCTACCTCAACCTTGTTAAAGGAAATTTTATCCTGACAGGGACCGAGCGCATGCAACAGCGTCCAATTGGGATATTGGTCGATGCCATGAAAGAAATTGGCGCCGAAATCCATTATGAAAAAAAGGCGGGTTACCCTCCTTTGAAGATTGAAGGCGGACTATTTCAAGGAAAAGACCGTGTTAAGATTAAAGGAAATATCAGCAGTCAATATATATCGGCCCTGCTATTAATTGCTCCGGCATTAAAAAAGGGACTTACCTTAGAGATTGAAGGCGAATTAACTTCCAGACCTTATGTATCCATGACTTTGGATATGCTTAAAAGTGTCGGGATCCAACATGAATGGACGGAGAATGCGATTAAAATTGCACCGCAAGCTTTTGAAAAGCAAACCATATATGTCGAACCAGATTGGAGCGCAGCATCCTATTGGTATGCTATTGTAGCACTAGCTGATGCAGATGCCTCGATCGTATTGCCTGGACTAAGACAACATAGTTTACAGGGCGATATTGCCATCACAGACATTATGGAGCATTTTGGGGTTTATTCGAACTTTGAATCGGATGGATTGCATTTAACTAAAAAAGAAATCAATTCAGACAAAACCTTGTTCGACTTTAAAGAATGCCCTGATCTTGCGCAAACAGTAGTCGTTGTCGCAGCTGCTTTAAAACGTGATGTTTCCTTTACAGGTCTAGAAACCTTAAAGATTAAAGAGACCGACCGTATTGCTGCATTGCAGACCGAAATCGCGAAGTTCGGTGCTGAATTGATCGAAGATGGTGACACATACCATCTGAAAACTGCAGGTGTATATCAACCAGAAGATGTGACCTTCGAGACTTACGAGGATCACCGCATGGCAATGGCATTCGCACCTTTGGCTTTAGTTTTTGACCAAATCAAGATTGCTGAACCTCAGGTTGTAGAAAAGTCATATCCTGATTTTTGGAAACATTTACAAGCGCAAGCTTTTATAATTGACTAA
- the aroC gene encoding chorismate synthase yields MAGNSFGDLFRISTFGESHGKAIGVIIDGCPSNITIDEEFIQSELDKRKPGQSKITTQRKESDTAQILSGVFEGKSTGTPIAIVIPNEDQRSKDYTHIKDIFRPSHADFTYQMKYGIRDYRGGGRSSARETAARVAAGAVAKSFLNQFGIEIFAHVSGVGTIEAPNVDTKDLKALLELREANIARCADPATANEMVEFIDSVRKAGDTVGGRISAVIRHVPVGLGEPVFDKLHADLAKAMMSINAVHGFEYGSGFAGSELRGSEHNDIFVADDHDLNRVHTHTNFSGGIQGGISNGMDITFKVAFKPVATIMRDQETVDIHGNPAIASGKGRHDPCVVSRAVIIVEAMAALVIADHLLKNQSYKHAAR; encoded by the coding sequence ATGGCAGGAAATTCATTTGGCGATTTATTCAGAATTAGCACTTTCGGCGAATCACACGGCAAAGCTATAGGTGTAATTATTGATGGTTGCCCTTCAAATATAACAATAGACGAGGAATTTATCCAGTCTGAGCTCGACAAACGAAAACCCGGTCAATCTAAGATCACGACACAAAGAAAAGAAAGTGATACTGCACAGATCTTATCTGGCGTATTCGAGGGTAAATCAACGGGAACACCAATAGCAATTGTTATTCCAAATGAAGACCAGCGTTCGAAAGATTACACCCATATCAAAGATATCTTCAGACCTTCCCATGCTGATTTCACTTATCAGATGAAATATGGCATACGTGACTATCGTGGTGGTGGACGGTCCTCGGCGAGGGAAACCGCTGCCCGTGTTGCTGCTGGTGCTGTAGCAAAAAGCTTTCTGAATCAATTTGGCATCGAAATCTTTGCCCACGTTTCGGGAGTAGGTACTATTGAGGCGCCAAATGTAGATACCAAAGACCTTAAAGCTCTGCTTGAATTGCGAGAGGCTAACATTGCACGTTGTGCAGATCCAGCGACAGCCAATGAAATGGTTGAGTTTATCGACTCGGTCAGAAAAGCAGGTGACACCGTTGGCGGACGTATTTCGGCTGTCATCAGACATGTGCCTGTGGGATTAGGCGAACCGGTCTTTGATAAGCTCCATGCAGACCTTGCTAAAGCAATGATGAGCATCAATGCGGTACATGGTTTTGAATATGGTTCAGGTTTTGCAGGTTCGGAGTTGCGAGGTTCCGAACATAATGATATATTTGTAGCAGATGACCATGATTTAAATCGAGTGCATACACATACCAACTTCTCTGGAGGGATTCAGGGTGGGATTTCAAATGGTATGGATATTACTTTCAAAGTAGCATTTAAGCCTGTTGCCACTATCATGAGAGATCAAGAAACAGTGGATATCCATGGCAACCCTGCTATTGCAAGTGGCAAGGGGAGACATGACCCTTGTGTTGTTTCGAGAGCAGTAATTATTGTGGAAGCTATGGCAGCACTTGTAATCGCGGATCATCTACTTAAAAATCAAAGTTACAAACATGCTGCAAGATAA